Proteins found in one Planococcus citri chromosome 2, ihPlaCitr1.1, whole genome shotgun sequence genomic segment:
- the LOC135835698 gene encoding uncharacterized protein LOC135835698, with the protein MEKIVLIAILLIYFLLITKQPVYCRDHRKHGHLSPYLEPPPPRSIRTIPPLHKRPPAHKSGHHSIGPPHKDHPSANSVLPNLSKWFSSSGKQDKEKAASGIASKSVLQTRSHDYAVEESKCNPCNSVPWIPIVGSHRPKQLDLGFDHQQHEQPEDFAGNSYYSSFNEMSSNLKPINVIPSPFPMYFGTPVYNPELSHNHLPAQDVSQNHYQVQDVSQNHFAAQDISQTFHGQDFAQNHFQSHTLPENQYQTIDWGHNAAAPVAGFGATWNAAPSYTASGSDNVHEPSLYSPQVGPQSGHVANHFNTSADPWLYESKVMPLSHYVLSVDHPLQIYQTPLLDVPSYQVPPSPGADLPLHVQNQVFQPTQAPAPVHEEPVANHFTSSTGADGTNDRYRPLAHNSLLDDAKYSSSESKFSSVGAEGNHVNDTSASTDFFENITSSLIEYLTPPNLSPNTNEEWVFDAEPETPKKKKQIQIVIPYTIDKSKGIQYKNSSSNSWSTERSLSQRLRDMWGPFTETTTPLPIVSYLKSNSNVSASKPSLGNPPKRQEWSDMLRLQKAIDTWTVEGYSNHKHKQNEYYFQKVIASTLPPSKEIPSDYLASTVSYLHVQPVHNFRGVRNQIPVIEEKMHQEPLHLTNSSNSKAWEKLPVSVSPLTKEKVYIVTPLPLKSYNFSAEGVVENWP; encoded by the coding sequence GTTTTAATCGCTATTTTGCTGATATACTTTTTGCTTATCACTAAGCAACCTGTGTATTGTCGAGATCATCGCAAACATGGCCATCTTTCACCATATCTGGAGCCTCCTCCTCCAAGATCCATCAGAACAATTCCACCACTTCACAAGCGCCCTCCAGCTCATAAATCAGGGCATCATAGTATCGGGCCTCCACATAAAGATCATCCTAGTGCAAATTCCGTTCTGCCAAACCTCTCGAAATGGTTTTCGTCCAGTGGAAAGCAAGATAAAGAGAAGGCTGCTTCGGGAATAGCTTCAAAATCAGTGCTGCAAACCAGATCGCATGATTATGCTGTCGAAGAGTCTAAATGTAATCCTTGTAATAGCGTTCCATGGATACCAATTGTGGGCAGTCATCGACCTAAACAGCTCGATCTGGGATTCGATCATCAACAACACGAACAGCCTGAGGATTTCGCCGGAAATTCGTATTATTCGTCTTTCAACGAGATGTCTTCCAATTTGAAACCCATCAATGTGATTCCTTCACCTTTTCCAATGTATTTTGGCACCCCTGTGTATAATCCAGAACTGTCCCATAATCATTTACCGGCTCAAGATGTATCCCAGAATCATTATCAAGTTCAGGATGTATCTCAGAACCATTTCGCAGCCCAAGACATATCGCAGACATTCCATGGCCAAGACTTTGCTCAAAATCATTTCCAAAGTCACACTTTACCCGAGAACCAATACCAAACTATCGATTGGGGCCATAATGCTGCTGCTCCTGTTGCCGGATTTGGCGCCACGTGGAACGCAGCTCCATCCTATACAGCTTCGGGATCAGATAATGTGCACGAGCCTAGTTTATATAGTCCTCAAGTAGGCCCTCAGTCAGGCCATGTTGCCAACCATTTCAATACTTCTGCAGATCCTTGGCTATACGAGTCGAAAGTTATGCCATTATCACACTACGTGTTATCGGTGGATCACCCGTTGCAAATATACCAGACGCCATTGCTGGATGTGCCATCGTACCAGGTACCCCCTAGTCCAGGAGCAGACTTACCTTTGCATGTGCAAAATCAAGTTTTCCAGCCAACCCAGGCTCCTGCTCCGGTTCACGAAGAGCCAGTAGCGAACCATTTCACATCATCGACCGGAGCTGATGGTACCAATGACCGGTATCGACCATTGGCTCATAATTCCTTATTGGATGATGCCAAATACTCTTCGAGCgagagtaaattttcatctgtagGAGCCGAAGGTAATCATGTAAATGATACTTCCGCATCGACTGATTTCTTCGAGAATATTACCAGTTCGTTGATCGAGTATCTGACTCCGCCTAATCTCAGCCCTAATACCAATGAAGAATGGGTCTTCGATGCGGAACCAGAAACACCCAAGAAAAAGAAACAGATACAAATCGTTATACCTTATACGATAGATAAATCCAAAGGTATCCAATACAAAAACTCCTCTTCAAATTCATGGAGCACTGAGCGATCCCTGTCGCAGAGATTACGCGATATGTGGGGCCCTTTTACCGAAACCACGACCCCGTTGCCAATCGTCAGCTACTTAAAATCCAACTCGAACGTATCTGCGAGTAAACCGTCCCTGGGCAATCCTCCCAAACGTCAAGAATGGTCGGACATGTTAAGACTGCAGAAAGCCATCGACACGTGGACTGTCGAAGGATACTCGAACCATAAACATAAACAAAACGaatactattttcaaaaagtaatcgCATCTACGTTACCTCCCTCGAAAGAAATACCATCCGATTACCTGGCCAGCACTGTATCCTACCTGCATGTCCAACCTGTACACAACTTTAGAGGTGTACGTAACCAGATACCTGTGATCGAAGAAAAGATGCACCAAGAACCGTTACACCTGACCAACTCCTCCAATTCTAAAGCATGGGAAAAATTGCCAGTTTCGGTGTCGCCTCTAACAAAGGAGAAAGTATACATTGTTACGCCTTTACCGTTAAAATCCTATAATTTTAGCGCCGAAGGTGTTGTCGAAAATTGGCCCTGA